In one Oryzias latipes chromosome 13, ASM223467v1 genomic region, the following are encoded:
- the LOC101159168 gene encoding dual specificity protein phosphatase 14, producing the protein MRVSRISARLFLSDLDSALDPSVLARRGVTLVINASGLQNLSYPALEGLQLLHVPVQDRPHAPLKDHFDQVAERIQQNRTGSTLVHCTAGRSRSPTLVMAYLMRCEGLSLCQAHEQVLEQRPFIRPNCGFWRQLMEYELVLFGRSSLRMADTACGVLPEVLQDPGDPGSSAAYSIVM; encoded by the exons ATGCGGGTCTCGCGGATCTCGGCCCGTCTGTTCCTCAGCGACCTGGACTCGGCTCTGGACCCGAGCGTGCTCGCCCGCAGGGGCGTCACGCTCGTCATCAACGCCAGCGGACTGCAGAACCTGTCCTACCCGGCGCTGGAGggcctgcagctcctccacgTCCCGGTCCAGGACCGGCCCCACGCCCCTCTCAAGGACCACTTTGACCAGGTGGCAGAGCGGATCCAACAGAACCGGACAGGCAGCACGCTGGTGCACTGCACAGCTGGGCGGAGCCGCTCCCCGACTCTGGTCATGGCCTATCTGATGAG ATGCGAAGGCCTCAGCCTCTGTCAGGCACACGAGCAGGTTCTGGAGCAGCGGCCGTTTATCCGACCCAACTGCGGGTTCTGGAGGCAGTTGATGGAGTACGAGCTGGTGCTGTTCGGCAGGAGCTCACTGAGAATGGCTGACACGGCCTGTGGGGTTCTGCCAGAGGTTCTGCAGGACCCGGGGGACCCAGGCTCCTCTGCAGCGTACTCTATCGTCATGTGA